A window from Chitinophaga filiformis encodes these proteins:
- a CDS encoding ISL3 family transposase has protein sequence MRSQKVEQLCPLCNIPATKLHSYYYRSFRDLPVFENKVLIRLKCRKFYCENQSCIRKIFVESLDNTFSKYSRTTNRLNKKLLKIALLVGGNMGSKLSQTLNIPTSSSTFIRLIHKQKFPQNFEANEIGIDDWAYKKGHTYGTAIIDLTSRKIIDLLPDREAKTVEDWLKQRPDIKIVTRDRFARYAKGVSKGAPQALQIADRWHLIKNMGDALTKLLERVRQSMKPQLVNKVKAAKEYLEPGNQALKESSYGSLPKRFSQFEQIRKYYKDGVPIRTIARLVGASRNTVKKYLHLNEPPPKIPARSNLTGYVDYIQSRLREEPEVEIIQLWNEVKERGYKGSKSVFYEHLKGYQKGKRYPTISSSSMPYWSARKVSLLLYRKRKQLSMEERELISNLKKKSKDIQTTSLYVNRFRKLLENKHGEGLQDWIDEVSGTNLKELKSFAKDYYQTSLL, from the coding sequence ATGAGAAGCCAGAAAGTGGAGCAGTTGTGCCCTCTTTGTAATATTCCTGCGACCAAACTTCATAGCTACTATTATCGATCCTTCAGAGATTTACCAGTGTTTGAGAATAAAGTATTGATAAGATTAAAATGTAGGAAATTTTATTGTGAAAACCAGTCATGTATCAGAAAGATCTTCGTTGAATCTCTTGATAATACTTTTTCTAAGTATAGTAGGACTACCAATAGGCTGAATAAAAAGCTTTTGAAGATAGCATTGTTGGTTGGTGGTAATATGGGATCAAAGTTATCTCAAACCTTAAATATACCTACGAGTAGTTCCACGTTTATCAGATTAATACACAAACAGAAATTTCCTCAAAACTTTGAGGCAAATGAGATAGGGATAGATGATTGGGCATATAAAAAAGGCCACACTTATGGAACTGCTATTATCGACCTGACATCACGAAAGATCATTGATTTATTACCCGATAGGGAAGCTAAAACCGTAGAAGATTGGTTAAAGCAAAGACCTGATATAAAAATAGTAACCCGGGATCGGTTCGCTAGATATGCCAAAGGAGTTTCAAAAGGTGCTCCGCAGGCATTACAAATAGCAGATCGTTGGCATCTGATAAAAAATATGGGTGATGCTTTGACTAAACTATTAGAACGGGTTCGGCAAAGCATGAAACCTCAATTGGTAAACAAGGTGAAAGCAGCAAAGGAATACCTGGAACCAGGAAACCAGGCTTTGAAAGAATCCTCTTATGGCTCATTGCCGAAGCGCTTTTCGCAATTCGAACAAATAAGGAAATATTATAAGGATGGCGTACCAATAAGAACTATTGCCAGATTGGTAGGAGCAAGTAGAAATACTGTAAAAAAATACTTGCACCTAAACGAGCCACCACCTAAAATACCCGCCAGAAGTAACTTAACTGGATATGTAGATTATATCCAGTCCAGATTGAGAGAAGAACCTGAAGTGGAAATTATTCAGTTATGGAATGAAGTTAAAGAAAGAGGATATAAGGGAAGCAAAAGCGTATTCTATGAACACCTAAAGGGATATCAGAAAGGGAAACGGTATCCAACAATATCATCCTCTTCAATGCCATACTGGTCCGCAAGGAAAGTAAGTCTATTACTTTATCGAAAAAGAAAGCAACTATCAATGGAAGAGAGGGAATTGATCTCCAATTTAAAGAAAAAGTCAAAGGATATTCAAACAACTTCACTTTATGTAAACAGGTTTCGTAAACTATTAGAAAATAAACATGGAGAAGGATTACAAGATTGGATTGATGAAGTATCTGGTACCAACCTTAAAGAGCTTAAAAGCTTTGCAAAGGATTACTATCAGACATCACTGCTGTAA
- the tnpC gene encoding IS66 family transposase has protein sequence MKQSHETYNKAAISDGKDQVIVLLQEQILLLQQDRETTDNLLREQDQLIIRQHQYLCDKDLQLASYQQTILQQVEQLSQYDQLITNQHKQISTQQQHLDEQNKELSKLDMLRHELRIVKKWIYGIKSEKRHTSNELPMSVDVIQGKLSLDVDDWGVCHINSRKLVAAHIRTSITIAPKKRGGRHDLPEGLEEEIIVLDVENLPVGARLLRIEEQRQLACSPLRWYVKVTRRPVYIASCEDGLYAKQFVAPLPKHPIPRCKVDISVLVMLLIDKFLYHMPVWRQQRRFVQYGITLSYSTLSYFTNRVCDILEPLWHLLLKEILSSRHLHFDESCYKVLDDTRKKGKKSHLGWMWAIMSPVQRIAGFTYQEGRGKKDIAKILSGYRGYLLTDGYGVYTSYGKQPGVIHQQCLVHVRRYFTQALNYDSSRAGYALDNFFKPLYAIEAACKALNLDYDQITEKRQAESVPVLLAMRQWLEQQAPGTIPGTPMHKAITYALTRFDALMIYTTDGMLEADNNLLEAQIRPLALGRHNHMFAGSHLAGKRAAIIYSLLATCRLQGVNPVKWLDDVLRRITDHPKDKYLELLPQNWKSSNTTHKSAV, from the coding sequence ATGAAACAATCTCACGAAACATACAACAAAGCTGCTATCTCTGATGGAAAGGATCAGGTAATTGTACTATTACAGGAGCAAATATTGCTCCTGCAGCAGGATCGTGAGACTACTGATAACTTACTCAGAGAGCAGGACCAATTGATCATCAGACAGCATCAGTATTTATGCGATAAGGATCTGCAACTTGCCAGCTATCAGCAAACAATCCTACAACAAGTCGAACAATTATCTCAGTATGATCAACTGATCACCAACCAGCATAAACAGATATCTACACAGCAGCAACACTTAGACGAACAGAATAAAGAGTTAAGTAAGCTAGATATGCTTCGGCATGAGTTGCGTATAGTAAAGAAATGGATCTATGGGATAAAAAGTGAGAAACGTCATACCAGCAACGAACTCCCCATGTCGGTAGATGTGATACAAGGCAAATTATCCCTGGACGTTGATGACTGGGGTGTATGTCACATAAACAGTAGAAAACTAGTAGCCGCTCATATCAGGACCAGTATTACCATTGCCCCAAAGAAAAGAGGTGGTCGACATGATCTTCCTGAAGGGTTGGAAGAAGAGATTATTGTCCTGGACGTAGAAAATCTGCCTGTTGGCGCCAGACTTTTGCGAATAGAAGAACAGCGGCAGTTGGCTTGTAGTCCGCTACGGTGGTACGTCAAAGTTACCAGGAGACCTGTTTACATAGCTTCTTGTGAAGATGGCTTGTATGCTAAACAGTTCGTAGCTCCGCTACCAAAACATCCTATCCCCAGATGTAAAGTAGACATTAGTGTTCTGGTAATGCTATTGATTGACAAGTTCCTTTATCATATGCCTGTATGGCGACAGCAGAGACGTTTTGTCCAGTATGGGATCACGCTATCTTATAGCACGCTATCCTATTTTACGAATAGGGTCTGCGATATACTGGAACCATTATGGCATTTACTTCTTAAGGAAATATTAAGCAGCAGGCATCTTCATTTTGATGAGAGTTGTTACAAGGTTTTGGATGACACCCGCAAGAAGGGTAAGAAATCACATTTAGGCTGGATGTGGGCAATAATGTCCCCTGTTCAGCGCATAGCTGGTTTTACCTATCAGGAAGGAAGAGGTAAAAAGGATATTGCGAAAATATTGTCAGGGTATCGGGGATACTTGCTGACAGATGGTTATGGGGTGTATACCAGCTATGGTAAACAGCCAGGTGTCATCCATCAACAATGTCTTGTGCATGTGAGAAGATATTTTACGCAAGCCCTGAATTATGACTCCAGCCGTGCGGGATATGCTTTAGATAACTTCTTTAAACCTTTATATGCCATCGAAGCAGCATGTAAAGCATTGAACCTGGATTATGATCAGATCACTGAAAAGAGACAGGCCGAATCCGTTCCGGTACTATTAGCAATGCGTCAGTGGCTGGAACAACAAGCTCCTGGTACTATACCGGGGACTCCGATGCATAAAGCTATTACTTACGCACTTACCCGCTTTGACGCACTGATGATCTATACAACTGATGGAATGTTAGAGGCTGACAACAATTTACTGGAAGCACAAATACGACCACTGGCATTAGGCAGGCATAACCACATGTTTGCGGGTTCTCATCTGGCAGGTAAACGCGCTGCTATTATTTACAGTCTGCTGGCTACTTGCCGTCTACAAGGTGTCAATCCTGTAAAATGGTTGGATGATGTGCTGCGAAGAATTACTGATCACCCTAAAGACAAGTATCTGGAACTTTTGCCCCAGAACTGGAAATCGTCCAACACCACACATAAATCGGCTGTCTGA
- the tnpB gene encoding IS66 family insertion sequence element accessory protein TnpB (TnpB, as the term is used for proteins encoded by IS66 family insertion elements, is considered an accessory protein, since TnpC, encoded by a neighboring gene, is a DDE family transposase.) produces the protein MSNIILFTDRYRYFLYGGSADMRKSFAGLCGIVINEMHMTITDNDIFVFLNKDKTHMKILLHEHNGFTMLYRKLDKGRFDLLMQEGGNNAVALNASDLLSILKGLSFHKYRQYT, from the coding sequence ATGAGCAACATAATATTGTTTACAGACCGGTATAGGTATTTTTTATATGGAGGCAGTGCTGATATGCGTAAAAGTTTTGCAGGACTTTGCGGAATCGTGATAAATGAGATGCACATGACTATCACAGATAATGACATATTTGTATTCCTCAACAAAGACAAGACTCACATGAAGATACTCTTGCATGAACACAATGGTTTTACGATGCTGTATCGTAAGTTAGATAAGGGGAGGTTCGATCTTTTGATGCAGGAAGGAGGTAACAACGCAGTTGCATTAAATGCCAGTGACTTATTATCTATTCTTAAAGGATTATCTTTCCATAAGTATCGTCAATACACTTAA
- the tnpA gene encoding IS66 family insertion sequence element accessory protein TnpA → MSSKLNKPVKMRRTESEISGLMDMFDKGGMRVKDFCELHNISDATFYNWRKKYPPIKTAPSEGFIEIISSLPARDLPEERLFAKVGDICLYQPVGPDYLKSLLA, encoded by the coding sequence ATGAGCAGCAAATTAAACAAACCGGTTAAAATGCGTCGCACGGAGAGTGAAATCAGTGGCTTGATGGATATGTTTGATAAGGGAGGAATGAGAGTTAAGGACTTTTGCGAACTTCATAATATAAGCGATGCCACCTTTTACAATTGGCGAAAGAAATATCCACCCATAAAAACAGCTCCTTCAGAAGGATTTATAGAAATCATTTCTTCACTTCCCGCTAGAGATTTACCGGAAGAACGATTATTTGCCAAAGTGGGAGATATTTGTCTTTACCAGCCAGTTGGCCCTGATTATCTCAAATCGTTACTGGCATGA
- a CDS encoding Mu transposase domain-containing protein, with translation MADFALFYGCAVDPARPYHPQDKALVERAVELIYQRIYYPISRHTFFSLEELNTEISNMLITFNDYLFAHGGTTRWQQFIDTEKEWLQSLPQGRYHIRQYRRAKVQKTSYIYLSESRNYYSVPYRYQGLHVEVQYNQVSVEIFYNHTRISSHRRCFIPGHYTTISDHLPSTHQVYNDWSPKFFEDKAAQVGNNTPLYIQRLLGQYSYPEIAYKQCQGILALGKDYTSQRLEQACHRALEYHKAGFHTVERILKAGLDVNQQPAPHRS, from the coding sequence TTGGCCGATTTTGCACTGTTCTATGGCTGTGCTGTAGATCCTGCCCGCCCTTATCATCCGCAAGATAAAGCGTTAGTTGAACGCGCAGTGGAGCTAATATACCAACGTATTTACTACCCAATATCCCGCCATACCTTCTTTTCTCTTGAAGAGCTTAATACTGAAATCAGCAATATGCTGATCACTTTTAATGATTACCTGTTTGCCCATGGAGGTACAACCCGCTGGCAACAATTTATTGATACTGAAAAAGAGTGGTTGCAATCGCTGCCACAGGGCCGTTATCACATACGGCAATACAGAAGAGCCAAAGTGCAGAAAACAAGTTATATCTACCTGAGTGAAAGTCGGAATTACTATAGCGTACCCTATCGCTATCAAGGCCTTCACGTAGAGGTACAATATAATCAGGTATCAGTAGAGATATTCTATAACCATACCCGCATATCCAGTCATCGACGTTGTTTTATCCCAGGACACTATACTACTATCAGCGATCATCTGCCTTCTACTCACCAGGTATATAATGACTGGAGTCCTAAGTTCTTTGAGGATAAAGCAGCGCAGGTAGGCAATAATACCCCTCTCTATATCCAAAGGTTATTAGGCCAGTACAGCTATCCGGAAATCGCTTACAAGCAATGCCAGGGAATACTGGCTTTAGGAAAGGATTATACCTCACAACGTCTTGAGCAGGCCTGTCATCGGGCACTCGAATATCATAAAGCCGGCTTTCATACTGTTGAACGCATTTTAAAGGCAGGTCTGGACGTAAACCAACAACCTGCCCCACATAGGTCATAG
- a CDS encoding nuclear transport factor 2 family protein has product MELPKVVGRFIETQNNYDSKAYAACFTDTASVHDEGKTHTGKEEIRQWIEHANEAYQSSMQPLNYEQSGSKAVLTAKVSGTFPGSPIVLKFHLGFKDDLIDSLKVTG; this is encoded by the coding sequence ATGGAATTACCAAAAGTAGTAGGACGTTTTATAGAGACGCAGAACAATTACGACAGCAAGGCTTACGCGGCGTGTTTTACAGATACTGCCAGTGTGCATGATGAAGGCAAAACGCATACCGGCAAAGAAGAAATTCGCCAATGGATCGAACATGCGAATGAGGCCTATCAATCTTCGATGCAACCTCTCAATTATGAGCAGTCCGGATCGAAGGCAGTGTTGACAGCCAAGGTGTCTGGCACATTCCCTGGAAGCCCTATAGTGTTGAAGTTTCATTTGGGATTTAAGGACGATCTTATAGATTCTTTAAAAGTAACCGGGTAG
- a CDS encoding SDR family oxidoreductase — protein MEQQFIYSNELSGKIALVTGGTKGAGKAIAERLKAAGATVVITARNQPEHADAGLYFVPADLSKAEDAQKVISEVLSTYGRLDILVNNLGGSSTPAGGFSALNDEDWISTLQANLLAPVRLDRGFLPQMIERKSGVIIHIASIQGKLPLYDSTLPYAASKAGLINYSKSLSNEVTPKGVRVLTVSPGWINTTASIAWLGEIARNANSTVEEAQQGVMNALGGIPYGRPAEPEEVAEFVGFLVSPRANYLTGTNFVIDGGTIPTI, from the coding sequence ATGGAACAGCAATTCATCTACAGCAACGAATTATCTGGAAAGATAGCCTTAGTGACAGGTGGTACAAAGGGCGCCGGAAAAGCAATCGCCGAACGCTTAAAGGCAGCTGGCGCAACGGTGGTTATTACCGCGAGGAACCAACCCGAACATGCAGATGCAGGCCTTTATTTTGTGCCGGCAGACCTGAGCAAGGCAGAAGATGCGCAAAAAGTAATCAGCGAAGTGCTGTCAACCTATGGCAGGCTGGATATCCTGGTAAACAACCTTGGTGGTTCATCAACACCCGCCGGTGGTTTTTCAGCATTGAATGATGAGGATTGGATATCAACCCTACAAGCTAATTTACTTGCTCCTGTCAGGCTTGACAGGGGATTTTTACCGCAAATGATCGAGCGGAAAAGTGGTGTTATTATTCACATCGCCTCCATCCAGGGCAAATTGCCGCTATACGATTCTACCTTGCCGTACGCAGCTTCAAAGGCAGGATTAATCAATTACAGTAAAAGTTTATCAAATGAAGTCACGCCCAAAGGCGTTCGCGTACTAACTGTTTCGCCTGGATGGATAAATACAACAGCATCGATAGCCTGGTTGGGCGAGATTGCAAGAAATGCAAATAGTACTGTAGAAGAAGCTCAGCAAGGTGTCATGAATGCATTGGGTGGAATACCTTACGGCAGGCCCGCCGAACCGGAAGAAGTAGCCGAATTTGTTGGCTTTTTAGTTTCACCAAGAGCCAATTACTTAACCGGAACAAATTTCGTCATTGACGGCGGAACAATACCAACAATTTAA
- a CDS encoding winged helix-turn-helix transcriptional regulator: MKKTTPMLNCGLDLVGEVLYGKWKIRILWFIHQGTLRPGELQRKIPDVTRRVLNVQLKELEDHELVTKTIFPVLPPKVEYRLTDFGKTLIPLIQSIGLWGDEHQERLRRVILKHNAASLDDIENAYKEGPSLLI; encoded by the coding sequence ATGAAAAAGACTACTCCAATGCTCAATTGCGGGCTTGACCTGGTTGGTGAAGTATTGTATGGCAAATGGAAGATACGTATCTTATGGTTCATTCATCAAGGCACCCTTAGACCGGGTGAACTTCAACGGAAAATCCCCGACGTAACGAGACGGGTGCTGAATGTCCAACTGAAAGAACTTGAAGATCATGAATTGGTTACTAAAACGATCTTTCCGGTATTGCCTCCTAAGGTGGAATACCGTCTTACGGACTTCGGTAAAACACTTATCCCGTTGATTCAATCCATCGGACTTTGGGGCGACGAACATCAGGAGCGGCTCCGCAGGGTTATTTTGAAGCATAATGCAGCATCATTGGATGATATCGAAAATGCTTATAAAGAGGGGCCCTCGTTATTAATATGA
- a CDS encoding winged helix-turn-helix transcriptional regulator — MENCLPNLESLQFVLQVLGGKWKLHILSILYFGKKRFKELEREIGTISPKMLIKELKDLEAAGIVYRQTFNTVPITVEYSLTEDGLTLKPVLNHVNEWAVQLKQKVNNRSKAKPADLG; from the coding sequence ATGGAAAATTGTTTACCTAACCTTGAGTCACTGCAATTTGTTCTACAGGTTTTGGGCGGGAAATGGAAATTACATATCCTTTCCATCCTGTATTTCGGCAAGAAACGGTTTAAGGAATTGGAGCGGGAAATAGGGACCATTTCACCCAAAATGCTCATCAAAGAATTGAAAGACCTGGAAGCGGCGGGAATCGTATACAGGCAGACCTTTAATACGGTACCGATTACCGTGGAATATAGCCTGACAGAAGATGGCCTTACGTTAAAGCCTGTGCTTAACCACGTCAACGAATGGGCGGTACAGCTGAAGCAGAAGGTAAACAATCGGAGCAAGGCAAAACCAGCTGATCTCGGCTAA